TTATCGAAATCTAATTAGGAGAAATTTAAATTAATTGAGAAACAAAAAAAATGAAAACATTTAATTTCATTAAACAATGTACGGCTGTTTGCCTAACGCTGGGCCTATTCTTGCTACAAGGTTGTGAGAAAAGTGAAACAGCAGCCGACAATGACGGAAATACCACCGTATTGGTAAAGGTAGTGGGGTCAAAAACAAATGAAGCATCCACTACGCTTCCTCAAGTAAAAGCTTTTGATGTAGATATCAAAAGTGATAACGCCGAGAACGCCCAAGTACAGATTACAGCGGAATCAAGTGTTGAAAATGGATTTATCTCTAGTCAATCAAATTTGATCAGCTCGTCAAAGCGTTCTACTGCCACGGGGTTAAAAGCAGCAACAAATGCCGAAAAGGGTGCAAAATATCGCTTGATGTTATACTACAAGGATAGCGGAAAATTCTATAAATCAATGATGATGAACGCCGATGAGTTGGCGAAATTGGAACTTCCAAGCTATAACACTTTTACTTGGGTCGCCTATTCACACAACGAGAATAAGGACATCGCCGTACCAAGTGATGTGCAAAACCCAAAAATCACTTCTTCCATCAATAAACCATTGTTGTATTCAAGTGGTGAAATCGAAGTAGAAGGCGGCCAAGTCACGCTTGATATCCAATTTAAATACCTACAGGCACAAGTAGTTGTGGAGTTGAACGCGACTCAAATGTACGGCAAATTGGTTTCTGTAAAAGCGAAGTTCGATAAAACTGACTATATCAAAACTGGAACCCTAAATTTGAGGACAGGAAAAATGGAGAATGTCCAAAGTGCTAATATCAGCGATTTGACATTCTATGATGACGTAGAAGGGGCAACAAAATACGCTTCCTACTATACGATCGAACCGGAAAGACTTACTCAAATAGGCGTTATTTTTTCAGAAATTCAGGTGAAACTTGATGAAAGTGGTGAAATCCGCTCCGGATTGACAAATGCTGGAGTAGCACAATTGGTAAAATTCCCTTTTACAAACCCAGGAGCTTCAAAAACGCTTAAAGCGAAATTGATGGTTACAGGAGGCTACTACCTCGTACGCGGAATTAAATGGTCTCCGGGCTATTTATATATCCATTCTGATGGAAGTTACCGATTCCGTGCGGACCAGAAATACATAGGATATCGCGACTGCGAATTCTACTGGAACTGGAAATCGACTACTCCAAAAGGTAAACCAGGTAGCGGAGACCCTTGTTTGAAGGTTTATCCAGAAGGTAACTGGCGGATGCCGACACATGCGGAGATCACTAAAATGGCGGGCACTAAATTAGCTGGCGGATCTAACTATGTCGCGTACCCAGATGACCAAAGCCCAAATAAATTTATGTACTTGATGACGCACGGAATCATGTGTGGCAATTATTGCACAGCATCATGCACTGGATATGGAAAGATTTGGTCGAGCACCCAAAAATCAAGCTGCTACGCCTATATTTTGGAAATCGAACCAACTTGTAGAAAAGCGTGGGTGACGCATTTATCGACTACTTATCGACTACCAGTCCGTTGCGTAAAAAACAATTAAGCAAGTACAAACAACGTTGAGAAAACATTTTTTTTATACATAAAGGTTTCAATTTATAATTGTTTTTTCATGTTAGCTTTCCATTTACCTATGGAAAATTGACTATTGCTTTACAAAGCTCCCCCGCTCGGGGGAGCTGCGTTTTAGGCTAATGGTAACCTTCGTAGTATTCCCCTCCGCAGGTGGGTTGTTTTGGATCGAATATCGAAAGTGTTTTAAATAAGGAGATCGCCATCTCCTTATGTCCTTGTCCATTTGGATGCAAGGGATCATTCAACAGCTTCCTAGACCATTGCTCTTTATACTTTTCCTTCAACTCCCCGTTCCAAATTTCCCACTGATTGACGAAAATAACCTGTTCCTTCTTGACCAACGCTACCATCTTAACAACATAGGCCTTCAGGTTTGCACGCTCAGGCGCATGGGATTCTAAAATAGGAGTCGGACTGAGTACTACCGGAATAGCACCGATAGCACGGATCTTTCTAATCAAATTCTCTAGATTTTTTCCGTATTGCTCCACAGAGATAGATTTATCACTTGCCGCATCGTTAGTTCCGATCATTAGAAAAACTACCTGCGGTTTGCTATGCGCAACGCGCCAATCAAAATCGTCTAGAATATTTTTAGTTGTATTTCCACTTACTGCGGTATTAACGATCAAATCGCGTGATCGTCCCATCTCGTAACGCACGCGCTCAAAGAATATCTCCGAATAGATCCGCATACCGTGGGTATGTTTCGCCCCTTGGGTAATACTGTTCCCTGTAAATAACCAGGTGATAGGCGTCTTGCTTTTAAGCATCTCGGCGATCGCACGCTTGTCCTTTTCGAGCGAATCGACTAAAGTGTGACTGGCAGCAGTTTCCAAATGCGTTTTAGCATAATCCACTGGCGTCAGACTTGCATGATATAGAAATAGAGATGTAAAGCAAGTTAAGATTGCATTGTTCAGGTTCATGGTAGGATTGATTTTTTGATTGAACTTAAGTTACGATTTTTGTAAGAGTTTTGACGTCAATATGCGCCGCTTATCTACAAAAAAAGCTGTCCTTCAAAAGATCAATCCTAAATGCGACCTTCTTTACTGTTTTTTTAAGGAGATCCAGTTCTTTGGTTCTATCTCAAATTTTAGAGTTGACCCACTGACTTCAAACGGCATTTTAAACGATCCGTCCTCAACGATTACGCCCTTATTGGTCTTCGTATCGAACGTGTATGTCCCTTCCCAGTCGTTAGGCTGATTGTATCCTTCAACTTTTCCGCCGGTCTTAAATTCTAGGGTAATTTTAACGGGTTCCGGCAGCCCTCCAAACGTCCCTCTTCCTTCCCATTTAGTATCAACCAAATTGATCACTTCGGTCTCAGTCGAGTCGTCATCCTTGCTGCAAGAAAATAAGGTAATAGATAGCAATAGGAAAGCATAGATTAGTTTTTTCATAGTGTGTGATTTATGTGTGTGTGATAAAAAATTTAATCAAACACTATGCCGCTTAAGGTCTGCTTTTATTCTTACCCAATTCAAACCCCATGTATAACCCTTTCGGAGCGGTTCTGATACGGTTATGTATTGGGTTTGAATTGGGGTTGAAAGGGAATTGAGGTTTAGATGTTAGATATTAGATGTGAGACATTAGAGGTGAGACATTAGACTTTTTTAAATATTCTGAACCAGGAAAGGAAGGATGCAAGGATAGACAAGATCCTGTTTATCGTTTTTTTTCCTTCCTTTCCTGGTTCAAAGACAATGCGCCCATCCTAAATCCTTTTTTCCGGTTCAGACAATGGGGGTCTATTATCTAAAAAAAGAGGCCTCGAGGGCCTCTTTTTATACTGAAAATGTTCTATTGAATTTAGTTGATTAATTCCTTGAGGGTAATCACTGGTTTTGTACCTTTTACTACCATCTGCAAGTCTCTTTGCTGATGTGGGTTGTAATAGATAGAAGATGTTGTTGATACGGTTCCGATAAGGTTTCCTTTATTATCAACGACAGGTGCTCCACTGGATCCTGCGGCATAATCTGCTGTGATTTCCATCTCTGGATATTTCGTGCTATTTCCCGAACGATCGCTCTTCATGTAGTTTCTAGCAACAATACCTTTTGAGAAGTAGAACAACATATTGTTTGGGTTGCTTAATACAAAGACGTCAGCACCTAATTTTGCGGTATTTCCTAATCCAAATGGTGTGAGTTTGTCTCCTTTGGTATCTACTCGTAGAATTGCTAAGTCATTTTCTTTGGAGTTGGTCAATACCTCCATGACAGGGTAGACTTTGCCCTTCGCTGTCATGATCTGTAGCAATAATTTGTTTCCCGCAGTGTCTGCATAGGCTTCCACCACGTGGTGGTTAGTTACGATCAAGCCGTCTTCATCAATTACATAGCCAGAAGCAGCATTCACGTGTGTTTTATCACATTTACCGCATAGGTAGGCTTCACTGACAACAACGGTTGATTCTAAAGCACGTTCAGCGATCGCTTCAGCGCTAAGCTCCTTTGTAGCCGGCTTGACAGATTGCACTTTCACTTTTTTATTTGCATTCGCTTTCAATTGCGCAACGGCATCTTGTGGTGTCAAGAATTTGGCTGTGGACATATTTGCTGTTGCTTCCTTTTCCATTAAATCGAAGTATGCTTGATTGTCGTGGAAGATATGATCTACTTTTTTTTGTTGTGCCTGCACGTTCAAGACGAACAACACGGCTAAAATGGATAATTTAAATGGGGCTTTCATTCGTTTTTAATTTGGTTTATTGTTCTTGTTTATATTTTCAATGAAATCATTGCGAATATATTAATTATGACGTGCTTATATCCTCTTAATTAATATACTTTCTGTTTTGTATAAAAAATAATACAAACAATTATAATTTTAGCAATGGTTTACACTCTTTATTTAATTTATTACAGGTTTTTATGGACTTAGATTCGAGAATGTTATGGATTAGAATGGCTTTCGTATCTGTTACGGGATGGCTGTCTATCGTTATATGGGAAGATGTTTTAATTTGCTTTTGAAGATGGTCTATTTCGTTGTTGAAAGACCGCCGATTTTATTGTGAAAAGACGTGCTATCCTATGCCGAAAAACGTGCTAGCGGAGCCCTTTAGTGAAAGGGCTCTACGCGGTTCGTCCTGGCTAATCCCTATATAGATTCAAATTTATAGGTGTTAAATATGTCGCCAATGCGTAGAGCCCTTTCACTAAAGGGCTCCAACAATACAGTCCAAAGTATATTTTATAGAATGTTTCGATGTATGAATAGTTAATGCTCTTATTATCTGTTTTATTTTTGCTAATAATTTTAGTTTTAAACATTCCTTGTTTGCTAATTATTTTAGTATTAATTTTGTTTTGAAAGCCTTGAACAAGGAGGTATGATGTTAAGAAACAGAGAAGCATTAATCAGTCAGCTAAAAAACGACATGTTGCTTTGGCAGGGGGTAAAACCTCGGGACAGCCAAGAGGAGCGTCTTGGTTTAGGACCTATTGAGGAAGCTTTTCCCAATGGTATCTTTCCTAAGGGCAGCATTCATGAGTTTATCAGTAGAGGTCGAGAAGAGGGTGCTAGTTCCTGTGGTTTCATGAGTGTTTTGCTTGGGAAGCTAATGAAGAGCAAGGGTGTCTGTCTGTGGATCAGCAGCTTTAAATCTTTATTTCCTATTTCTATAAAGAGTTTTGGTGTTGAGCCTGAGCGTGTTGTTTTCATCTGCATGCAAAGGGAGAAAGATGTGCTTTGGGCGATGGAGGAGGCATTAAAATGTCCGGGCATTGCCGGGGTTATTGCGGAGGTGCACCAACTGGATTATACACAGACGCGCAAATTACAGCTTGCTGCAGAAAAGACCCAAGGTGTTGGTTTTATTTTACGTCATAATCCGCGCAGTTTGGCGGCCACTGCCTGCACAGCACGTTGGCAGATTAAGCCTTTGGCGAGCTATGCCGAGGAGGGTTTGCCGGGCATCGGCTTTCCACGCTGGGATGTAGAACTCCTCAAGGTTCGAAATGGTAACCCCGGGCGTTGGGAAATGGAGTTTTCCAATTTAGGTCTACGTCCTATTTTTCAAAAATCGAATACATCTGTTTTATGCAGCAAAACACAGCAGACAGGTTAATGCGTCATGAAAAAGAGATATGCTTCCATCTGGTTTCCCTATCTGACAACAGATTGGCAAAGCAAGCGTCAACCCGCTTTGCGAGATACCCCTTTTGTGTTTGCCCATCCTGTACATGGGCGTATGTTGATCAGTGCTGCTAATGCTGCTGCAGAGAAGCACGCCGTGGTACAAGGGATGGTTGTGGCCGATGCGAAAGCCTTTCTTCCTTCGTTGGAGGTGCTGGATGAGCGCCTCGGGCTTCAGGAGAAATTATTGAAAGCTATAGGTCTTTGGTGTATTCGCTTCACTCCTATTGTTGCCTTAGACGAGCCTGATGGACTTATCCTTGATATCAGCGGCTGTGCGCATCTTTGGGGCGGCGAAAAAAAATACCTACAACATATTATTTCACGTTTTGCACAATACGGTTATCAGGCTCGCATGGCTATCGCCGACAGCATAGGAGCTGCCTGGGCAGTAACCCGCTACGGAAAGAGCAATTCTATTGTTGAGAGCAACACCCAACTGGAGGCACTATTAAACCTCCCTCCTATGGCTCTACGTCTGGAGGTACCTATTGTGGAGCGGATGTACCGCTTGGGCTTAAAGAAAATCAAAAGCTTTGCGGGCATGCCACGTTCCGTACTGCGGAGGCGCTTTGGCGATCATACGGTTTTAAGATTAGCGCAAGCCATAGGCTCTGAGGAGGAGTTTATCCTTCCCCTAAAACCTATTGCGCCTTATGAGGAGCGACTTCCCTGCTTAGAACCTATCAATACCGACAAGGGGATTGAAATTGCTATCGAGAAATTGTTGGAGGCGCTTTGTGGGCGACTGGCAAATGAGGGCAAGGGCATTCGGGAAGCCAGTCTGATTGGGCACCGCCTGGATGGCAAAGTGGAGCAGATCAGCATCGGCACCAGCCGTTCGACCGCCCATATCCCGCATCTTTTCAAGTTATTTGCGTTGAAGATATCGCAGATTGAGCCTGCCTTAGGGATTGAGCTCTTTATCTTACAAGCCCATAAGGTAGAAGATGCGGAAGCGAATCAGGAAATTTTATGGGATACCCGCACGGGACTGGAGGACAGCAATCTGACGGAGCTATTGGACCGCTTGAAGAACAGGGATACGGCCTGCGAGATCTTTCGTTACTTCCCGGATCAGCATTATTGGCCGGAACGCTCCATGCGTCAAGTTTCTTCCATCATAGAAAAGGCTGGCTTCGACTGGCCTTTGGACCGGCCTCGTCCGACTCGGCTATTGGCCCGTCCTGAGCGCATCCATGTAACAGCTCCCATCCCGGATTATCCGCCTATGGTTTTTCAATACAAAGGTGTCCGTCATCCGATTCGGAAGGCGGACGGACCGGAGCGCATTGAAAGAGAGTGGTGGATCGACCCGGGGGAGCACCGGGATTACTATGCGGTAGAAGATGATCAGGGGCAGCGATATTGGTTATACCGTTCGGGGCATTATGGGGATAAGGAGTCGGATGAGTGGTTTATACATGGATTTTTTGCATAAACGATGGGTTATATAGAATTACAGGTGACGAGCAATTTCAGCTTCCTCCGCGGAGCCTCCCATCCGGATGAATTGATGGAGCAGGCTGCGCTTTTGGGCTATCAAGTTCTTGCTATCAACGATCGTAATACTTTTGCGGGGATTGTCCGTGCGCATGTTGCAGCCAAGAAACATGGCATCCGTCTGATTCCCTCCTGTCGCTTAGATTTATTGGATGGACCTAGCTTGCTAGCTTACCCTACAGATCGAGCAGCTTATGGGCGTTTATCCACCTTGTTGAGCGTGGGGAACCTACGTGCAGAAAAAGGACAATGTCATCTGTATAGAAAGGATGTGTATGAACATGCCGAAGGGCTCAAGTTTGTGGTATTACCGCCGGAGAAGCTGGATGCAGCTTTCTGTTTGGACATTGCCTATATGCAGGATATTCGCGATTATCGGGATAATCTAGGTTCAGATCTTTATCTCGGCATCAACAAACTGTATCGAGGAGATGATGCGAAGATGATTTTCCGCCTACATCAATTAGCGAAAGAGCTGAACGTGAAGTTGGTCGCCTTGGGCGATGTCTATTACCATAGTCCGGAGCGGCGTGAGCTACAGGATGTCCTGACCTGCATACGGGAGAAATGTACGATACACAATGCCGGTTTTAAGCTGCATGCGAATGCGGAGCGTTATTTAAAGCCTGCTGAAGAGATGGAACGTTTATTTCGACAGTATCCGGACGCTATCGCCCATACGGAGGAAATAGCTCAGGCTTGCAATTTCTCTTTAGACAGCCTAGAATATGTCTACCCGACCGAGTTAGCACCTGACGGCCGTACGCCTCAGGAAGAGCTCGTTCGTTTAACCTGGGAGGGCGCAAGGGCTAAATTTGGAGAAGATATCCCGAAGCATATTCTCGACACGATACATATGGAGCTGGAATTTATTGAGCGTAAGAATTATGCTTCTTATTTTCTAACGGTGCATGACTATGTTCGTTTTGCGCGTGAGCGTGGCATCCTTTGTCAGGGTCGCGGTTCGGCGGCCAACTCAACGGTTTGCTTTTGTTTAGGCATTACCTCGGTTGACCCCTCGAAGATCAAACTGCTGTTTGCACGTTTTATGTCGGATGCGCGGGATGAACCACCCGATATTGATGTTGATTTTGAGCATGAGCGCCGTGAGGAGGTCATACAATACATTTATGAGAAGTATGGGCGCAATCGCGCCGCTATAGTAGCGACGGTTACCCAAGTTCGTTCGAAGGGCGCATTACGGGACGTGGCAAAGGCGATGGGCTTATCATTGGATGCCGTAGGTCGCTTGTCTGGGGTTATCAGCAGCTATTGGGATAACCATGTGGATCAGGAACGCTTGATTGAACAGGGTTTTAATCCTGAGGATCCGAATCTGCAAAAGGTCTTGGCACTCGCTTATCAGTATATGGGTTTCCCTCGACAATTGGGGCAGCATACGGGCGGTTTCGTGATTACGCAAGGGAATCTGCATGAGCTATGCCCATTGATCAATGCGCGGATGGAGGGGCGAACTAATTTGGAATGGAACAAGGACGATCTGGAAGCCTTGGGATTCTTAAAGGTAGATGTGCTGGCCTTGGGTATGCTGACCTGCGTACGTAAGGCATTTGACCTAGCGAAAAAGCATTATAAGGAAGATTTTACGCTAGCTAATATCAAGCAGGATGACCCCAAAGTTTATGATATGATCTGTAAGGCCGACACCTTAGGGGTCTTTCAGATTGAGAGTCGCGCGCAGATGTCTATGCTTCCGCGATTGCGGCCGCGGAAGTTCTATGACTTGGTTATTGAGGTTGCTATTGTTCGTCCGGGGCCTATACAGGGCGATATGGTACACCCTTACCTGCGTCGCAGGAATGGTGAGGAGCCGGAGGAATATCCGAAGGAGGAGCTACGGGGCGTATTGGAAAGGACAAAGGGCGTTCCTCTATTTCAGGAACAGGCGATGGAGATTGCTATTGTTGCTGCGGGATTTACGCCGGCAGAGGCGGATGAACTTCGTCGCAGTATGGCGACCTTTAAAGCGAAGGGCAAAGTATCTGCTTTCCATAAAAAGATGATTGATGGCATGGTCAGCCGTGGGTATACGCAAGAGTTTGCAGAACGGGTATTCCGACAGCTGGAGGGATTCGGGAGCTATGGTTTTCCGGAGAGCCATGCTGCTTCTTTTGCTCTGTTGGTATATATATCTTCCTGGATCAAATGCCATTATCCGGATATTTTTGCAGCGTCTCTACTGAACAGTCAACCTATGGGCTTTTACCAGCCTGCACAGATTATCATCGATGCGCAGAAACATGGCATCCAGATTCTTCCTATTGACGTCAACCTCTCCTCTTGGGACAATACTTTAGAAGGAAAAACCGGCAGTAAATGGCATGCTATCCGATTGGGATTGCGCCAGGTTAAGGGTTTACAAGCTGAGGATGCGGAGCGCTTGCTTGCCGGTCGGATAAAGCCTTATCAGTCGATCAACAGTTTAATTGACGCAGGGCTCACGACTGCATTATTGGAGCGATTAGCGGATGCGGATGCTTTTGGCTCCCTAGGTCTGGATCGTCGGCAAGCCTTATGGGAGATATCGGCACTTGCAGATACTCCTATTGCGCTATTTGAGGGACAGGCCTCGGAAAGCACACAGGAAGGACAAATTGAACTGCCATTGATGAGCCAAAGCGAGCATGTTGTGCAGGACTACGCTGCTACGGCCTTATCCATCAAAGCACATCCTGTTAGTTTTTTACGCAGGAAATTGGATTTATTGCATGTAATCCCAACTGCTAAGCTATCTGAGGTAAGGAATGATATGCCTGTCAAGGTATGTGGATTGATCACGGTGAGGCAGCGCCCGGGAACAGCAAAGGGGGTTCTCTTTGTGACGATTGAGGATGAAACGGGTTTTGCTAACTTGGTTATCTGGGGTACTGTTTTTGAGAAATATAGACGAGAGGTGCTGCGGGCAAAACTCTTCATGGTGTCTGGCAAAGTACAGAAAGAAGGGGATGTCATCCATGTGATTGCGCAACGTTGTTTTGATGTTACGGGTTTATTGAAGGATTTAACAGAAGATCAGCATAGTGAAGAGGCTTTTCATAAGGGAAGGAATTTTCATTAGGAGAAAGACCTCGAGAAGATCAACACATCCCTTTTCCTGTTAAGCAGATTATTCATTAACAGACATGTTTGAGGTTAAAAACTTATCTATGGTATTGATTTCATTCATGGTTAT
The DNA window shown above is from Sphingobacterium hotanense and carries:
- a CDS encoding SGNH/GDSL hydrolase family protein translates to MNLNNAILTCFTSLFLYHASLTPVDYAKTHLETAASHTLVDSLEKDKRAIAEMLKSKTPITWLFTGNSITQGAKHTHGMRIYSEIFFERVRYEMGRSRDLIVNTAVSGNTTKNILDDFDWRVAHSKPQVVFLMIGTNDAASDKSISVEQYGKNLENLIRKIRAIGAIPVVLSPTPILESHAPERANLKAYVVKMVALVKKEQVIFVNQWEIWNGELKEKYKEQWSRKLLNDPLHPNGQGHKEMAISLFKTLSIFDPKQPTCGGEYYEGYH
- a CDS encoding S1 family peptidase is translated as MKAPFKLSILAVLFVLNVQAQQKKVDHIFHDNQAYFDLMEKEATANMSTAKFLTPQDAVAQLKANANKKVKVQSVKPATKELSAEAIAERALESTVVVSEAYLCGKCDKTHVNAASGYVIDEDGLIVTNHHVVEAYADTAGNKLLLQIMTAKGKVYPVMEVLTNSKENDLAILRVDTKGDKLTPFGLGNTAKLGADVFVLSNPNNMLFYFSKGIVARNYMKSDRSGNSTKYPEMEITADYAAGSSGAPVVDNKGNLIGTVSTTSSIYYNPHQQRDLQMVVKGTKPVITLKELIN
- a CDS encoding ImuA family protein codes for the protein MMLRNREALISQLKNDMLLWQGVKPRDSQEERLGLGPIEEAFPNGIFPKGSIHEFISRGREEGASSCGFMSVLLGKLMKSKGVCLWISSFKSLFPISIKSFGVEPERVVFICMQREKDVLWAMEEALKCPGIAGVIAEVHQLDYTQTRKLQLAAEKTQGVGFILRHNPRSLAATACTARWQIKPLASYAEEGLPGIGFPRWDVELLKVRNGNPGRWEMEFSNLGLRPIFQKSNTSVLCSKTQQTG
- a CDS encoding Y-family DNA polymerase translates to MKKRYASIWFPYLTTDWQSKRQPALRDTPFVFAHPVHGRMLISAANAAAEKHAVVQGMVVADAKAFLPSLEVLDERLGLQEKLLKAIGLWCIRFTPIVALDEPDGLILDISGCAHLWGGEKKYLQHIISRFAQYGYQARMAIADSIGAAWAVTRYGKSNSIVESNTQLEALLNLPPMALRLEVPIVERMYRLGLKKIKSFAGMPRSVLRRRFGDHTVLRLAQAIGSEEEFILPLKPIAPYEERLPCLEPINTDKGIEIAIEKLLEALCGRLANEGKGIREASLIGHRLDGKVEQISIGTSRSTAHIPHLFKLFALKISQIEPALGIELFILQAHKVEDAEANQEILWDTRTGLEDSNLTELLDRLKNRDTACEIFRYFPDQHYWPERSMRQVSSIIEKAGFDWPLDRPRPTRLLARPERIHVTAPIPDYPPMVFQYKGVRHPIRKADGPERIEREWWIDPGEHRDYYAVEDDQGQRYWLYRSGHYGDKESDEWFIHGFFA
- a CDS encoding error-prone DNA polymerase, whose product is MGYIELQVTSNFSFLRGASHPDELMEQAALLGYQVLAINDRNTFAGIVRAHVAAKKHGIRLIPSCRLDLLDGPSLLAYPTDRAAYGRLSTLLSVGNLRAEKGQCHLYRKDVYEHAEGLKFVVLPPEKLDAAFCLDIAYMQDIRDYRDNLGSDLYLGINKLYRGDDAKMIFRLHQLAKELNVKLVALGDVYYHSPERRELQDVLTCIREKCTIHNAGFKLHANAERYLKPAEEMERLFRQYPDAIAHTEEIAQACNFSLDSLEYVYPTELAPDGRTPQEELVRLTWEGARAKFGEDIPKHILDTIHMELEFIERKNYASYFLTVHDYVRFARERGILCQGRGSAANSTVCFCLGITSVDPSKIKLLFARFMSDARDEPPDIDVDFEHERREEVIQYIYEKYGRNRAAIVATVTQVRSKGALRDVAKAMGLSLDAVGRLSGVISSYWDNHVDQERLIEQGFNPEDPNLQKVLALAYQYMGFPRQLGQHTGGFVITQGNLHELCPLINARMEGRTNLEWNKDDLEALGFLKVDVLALGMLTCVRKAFDLAKKHYKEDFTLANIKQDDPKVYDMICKADTLGVFQIESRAQMSMLPRLRPRKFYDLVIEVAIVRPGPIQGDMVHPYLRRRNGEEPEEYPKEELRGVLERTKGVPLFQEQAMEIAIVAAGFTPAEADELRRSMATFKAKGKVSAFHKKMIDGMVSRGYTQEFAERVFRQLEGFGSYGFPESHAASFALLVYISSWIKCHYPDIFAASLLNSQPMGFYQPAQIIIDAQKHGIQILPIDVNLSSWDNTLEGKTGSKWHAIRLGLRQVKGLQAEDAERLLAGRIKPYQSINSLIDAGLTTALLERLADADAFGSLGLDRRQALWEISALADTPIALFEGQASESTQEGQIELPLMSQSEHVVQDYAATALSIKAHPVSFLRRKLDLLHVIPTAKLSEVRNDMPVKVCGLITVRQRPGTAKGVLFVTIEDETGFANLVIWGTVFEKYRREVLRAKLFMVSGKVQKEGDVIHVIAQRCFDVTGLLKDLTEDQHSEEAFHKGRNFH